The sequence ACCACGGGCAGCTTCAGGCCCAGCTTGTTCACCGCCGCGATGATGCCCTCGGCCAGCCGATCCACCCGGAGGATGCCGCCGAAGACGTTGATGAACACGGCCTTGACGGACGGGTCCGACGAGAGAATGCGAAAGGCGTTCTCGATCTGCTCGGGGGAGGCGCCGCCACCCACGTCGAGGAAGTTGGCGGGCTCGCCACCCGCCAGCTTGATGATGTCCATGGTCGCCATGGCCAGCCCCGCCCCGTTGACCATGCAGCCGACATTGCCGTCGAGCTTGATGTAGTTGAGCCCGTACTTCGAGGCCTCGACATCGAGCGGCGTCTCCTCGTTGATGTCCCGGAGGGCCACGATCTCCTTGTGCCGGTAGAGGGCGTTGTCGTCGAAGTTGAGCTTGGCGTCGAGGGCGAGCACGCGGCCGTCCCTGGTAATCACGAGGGGGTTGATCTCGGCCAGCGAGCAGTCCTTCTCGACATAGGCGCGGAAGAGGTTGAGGATGAGCGAGACCCCCGCCTTGAACTGGTCGCCAGAGAGCCCCAGGCCGAAGGCGAGGTTGCGCGCCTGGAACGGCTGGAGACCCAGGGCGGGGTCAGTCCACTCGCGAATGATCTTGTCCGGGTGGGTGGCGGCGACTTCCTCGATCTCCATGCCGCCGGCTTGCGAGGCCATGACGACGTGCGTGCCCTTCCCGCGGTCGAGGGTCATGGAGAGGTAGAGTTCGGTCGCGATCGGGGAGGCCTCTTCCACCAGCACCTTGAGTACCTTGATGCCCTCGGGCGGGGTCTGCGGGGTCTTGAGCATCATGCCGAGGATCTGTCTCGCGGCGGCCTCGGCGCCCGCGGCATCCTCCGCCAGCTTGACTCCGCCGGCCTTGCCGCGCCCGCCCGCGTGCACCTGCGCCTTGACGACGACCTTGCCCCCGAGCTTGGCGGCAATGGCCTTGGCCTGCGCCGGCGTGTCCGCAACCTCGCCGTTCGGCACGGGCACGCCGTACTCGCGCAGGATGGCCTTGCCTTGATACTCGTGGATCTTCATCGCCCGCTTCGGCTCACCCTTGAAATTCAGGCCGGGAGGTCATATCCGGATCAGCACCCACAGGGTGGCCACCGTGCCCACGATGGCGCTGCCGTAGCAGAGGACGGCGATGGGCGCCCGGAACCCGTGGAGCCCCAGGTCCTCCAGGATGAAGCGGAAGCGGTGGGCCCAGTGATAGAGCGGCAGGGCGATGAGCACGAACAGATAGACCTTGACGAGCGGATGGCTGACGAGCGCCAGCATCCGCGCGTGGCTCACGTTCACCCACCCGAGCGGGAGGGCCAGGCCGTGCAGGAAGATGTGGACGGGCACCAGGAACGCCGCCACCACCCCTCCTACCGAGAAGAGACTCCACCAGAGCGGCTCGATCGTCTTGCCGGGGGACATGGCTCAGCTCCTCACGAGCAGCCAGTACAGGATGAACAGCGACACGACGACCCAGGCGACGTAGTTACCGGCGACCACCAGCGGGGGCGGCACCTGACGGTCGCCCACGCGTACCACCTGAATGACGCCCGTGGCCTGAAACCACGTGATCGTGTGATAGAGAGCAAAGGCCAGGGCGACCACATG comes from Candidatus Methylomirabilota bacterium and encodes:
- the frdD gene encoding fumarate reductase subunit FrdD, which translates into the protein MSPGKTIEPLWWSLFSVGGVVAAFLVPVHIFLHGLALPLGWVNVSHARMLALVSHPLVKVYLFVLIALPLYHWAHRFRFILEDLGLHGFRAPIAVLCYGSAIVGTVATLWVLIRI
- the sucC gene encoding ADP-forming succinate--CoA ligase subunit beta; translation: MKIHEYQGKAILREYGVPVPNGEVADTPAQAKAIAAKLGGKVVVKAQVHAGGRGKAGGVKLAEDAAGAEAAARQILGMMLKTPQTPPEGIKVLKVLVEEASPIATELYLSMTLDRGKGTHVVMASQAGGMEIEEVAATHPDKIIREWTDPALGLQPFQARNLAFGLGLSGDQFKAGVSLILNLFRAYVEKDCSLAEINPLVITRDGRVLALDAKLNFDDNALYRHKEIVALRDINEETPLDVEASKYGLNYIKLDGNVGCMVNGAGLAMATMDIIKLAGGEPANFLDVGGGASPEQIENAFRILSSDPSVKAVFINVFGGILRVDRLAEGIIAAVNKLGLKLPVV